A window of Pseudophryne corroboree isolate aPseCor3 chromosome 12, aPseCor3.hap2, whole genome shotgun sequence contains these coding sequences:
- the LOC134980872 gene encoding Y-box-binding protein 2-B-like, which yields METIASDERQTKVDQEQQKLIMYQQQEDNIHSLESKITELSELLEVGKETEKEDRIRLNEMKERLSQLESENKILKDANILNNCLEDCIHEVSMRPDTKDIGLQTEVVDDILLGHSSMNKVNSQGTQYMSLKMTGTVIWFHVKKGYGFIKRHDTGEDIFVHWTSIRNNNPLKLLYSVGDGEKVEFEVLEGEKGVHAANVTGIGGVPVKGSRFAPKRKGSCSYCYQSRDKAVDEGSAYSEQRQGRDPAPCHPSATLHYQRFSKFKGRVNQSQDQETANSDAKDLITLEASSEEEHSLSDNRSEEHDPFTLAKYLKFSIQSPVLKEGNRSGVEEQGKPARSENTIPGRHEGYVVPSLPSWPTVKMIEMRWLANGCE from the coding sequence atggaaaccattgCATCCGATGAAAGACAAACCAAAGtagatcaggagcaacaaaagttgataatgtaccagcagcaggaagacaatattcattctctggaatcaaaaataactgagctgtctgaattattggaagtgggtaaagaaactgaaaaggaggatcgtattcgtctgaatgaaatgaaagaaagactgtctcagctagaatctgagaataaaatactcaaggatgccaacatCCTAAACAACTGTCTTGAAGACTGTATCCATGAagtttctatgcgaccggatactaaggacataggattacagactgaggtagtggatgatATACTGCTGGGACactcttctatgaataaagttaatagtcaagggacacagtatatgtctcttaaaatgactggcacagtaatatggttccatgtgaagaaaggctatggcttcattaaaaggcatgacaccggagaagacatatttgtacattggacatccataaggAATAATAACCCCCttaaactgttgtacagtgtaggagatggagagaaagtagaatttgaagtgttggaaggggaaaagggtgtacatgcagcaaatgtgactggcataggtggagtgccagtaaaagggagtcgatttgctccaaaacGAAAAGGATCATGCAGTTATTGTTATCAGTCACGAGAtaaagcggttgatgaaggaagtgcatattcagaacaaaggcaagggagagatccagctccatgtcatccttctgcaACCTTACATTACCAACGTTTCTCGAAATTCAAaggtagagtaaatcagtcccaggatcaagaaacagcaaattcagatgctaaagacttgataactttagaagcttcgtcagaggaagaacatagtctcagtgacaatcgtagtgaaGAACATGATCCCTTTACCCTAGCCAAATATCTTAAATTTTCCATCCAAAGTCCAGTACTAAAGGAAGGCAATAGGTCAGGTGTAGAAGaacaagggaaaccagcacgatcagagaacactatcccagggaggcatgaaggctatgtagttccatctcTCCCTAGTTGGCCAACAGTCAAAAtgattgagatgaggtggcttgctaatggatgtgaatga